ACCGCGAACGAACGGTCATAGCCAGTAAATAGGCAATAACACGGTCCTCGTCTTTTGCTATCACATGCGCCTCCAGTTCATTCATTTTTTCCAGGTCGGCAAAACTATGCGATACCGTAACAAAACCCTGTGCGGCTATTTCATCGGCCGATAATTCCAGCGCCAGGTTTTGTTTCTGCAGCGTCAGGATCTGCTCCAGCTCTTCTTTCGTTTTTGACCTTGTATAAATCATAAGCTTAAGGCTTAACGCTTGCTCGCGTACAGACTGCCTGGCCTTCGTGCCGAACCTTCGCGAATTTTCGGAAAACAAGGCGGCCTGGCCGTTTCGGAGTTTTGCATTCAGCGTTAAGCATTTTGCGTTAAGCGTTTTTAAAGGAAGGCTGACCTTAGGCCAGCCCCCTTGTTTTCAGGCAATCTACAACTTAAAATTCAGCGTGGCCAAAAACGTTGTTCCCAGCTGGCTGAAATGCGATCCATCATAAGTTACCATGCTATATCTTCCGTTGAATGTAATGGCATTGACATTCTGCTTCACCTTGGCAGGATCGCTTAAAATAGCGTCGCCATTGCTGTTCAATGCCTTTAATTTCCATTCCGGTGTTATATTGAATATATTATTAACTGCTATTGATGCATTTACCCGGCTGCTGAACTGGTAACCGATATTCAGGTCGGTCAACACCTTGGTTTGAAACTCCAGTTTCAGGTTTTTATCCAGCCCATCGTTGTGGAAGGTGGTGGGACCAAACAGTGTATTGTTCAACAGGAAATCCCATTTACCAAGTACCAGATCGCCACCCAATACCGCTTTGTATTTGGGCCGGCTTGTTGTTAACAGGGCTATCTGAATATCATCGATAGTACTTTGTCCGGCATCGCTGATCAACTTGGGATTGGTAACATTACCCGTTAACTCATTAGCCAGGGTATAGTTACCTGCCAGGTTAATGGTGAGCTTGCCTACATTACCTACCGGGATATTTTTATAGTTGGCCACCACATCAATGCCTTCGGTTTTGGTATGGATGCCATTGGTAAAGAAGCTTACGCCTACAATGCCATTGTTCCGCAACACGTCGTCCAGTTCGGTATTGCCCGCAGCCGTATTGGTGATGTTGGAACTGAGGATAATGCGGTCTTTTATATCAATGTGATAATAATCTACCGTAACACTCAGGTTCTTTGTTGGGTTAAAGCCAAAGCCTGCAGTAAAGTTTACTGACTTCTCCGGTTTTAAAGCAGGTACGCCTAACAAATGCGCCTGTGGACTTTTATTACTTACAATACCCTTGGTTTGAATGCCCTGTCCGGGTACAAAACTTTGCTGGGCTATCTGCAGGTTGATCTGGTGTAAACTGGGCGCCCTGAAACCGGTTGAAACAGAAGAACGAATGGTGAGTTTATCACCGGCCACTTTGGCCCGGCCGCTGATCTTCCAAACAAAGGCGCTCCCAAAATCACTATAATATTCCTGCCGCACGGTGCCATTTACCAGTAATGCTTTGGTGATATCATAACTCAGATCGAAGTAACCACCGATATTGAAACGATTCACCTTGATGGCGTTTATTTCATTTACGCCGGGGAATGAGTTGGCGCCCTCGCCGGTATAGGAGGCGGTATCGCCCGCAAAGATCTGGAAGTTCTCGCTGCGGAACTCACTGCCAAACGCCACGTTCAGTTTATCCGTTACTTCTTTGCTGATATCGATATTTCCCACTACATGGTTAAACGCAAAACCACCGGGTTTGAACCGGATAGGGCTTTTTGCCCCAAGCGAATGGTTCACGGTGTTTTCTACGGTATATAATTGTTTATTGCCGCCGGTAGTAAAGCTAATGTCGTGCGTCCAGCCGCTTTTAATTGTTTTAAAACCAACCGTAGCGTTATAGTCGTTTAAGTCGCCTTCAAAGGTGGGGCCATAACCCAGGTATTCGGTACCGGCTGCATGCAGCAGGCCATAATCCTGCTTCCAGTACGGCGTACGATAGTTGGCAAAGCTTTGCACCTTCTTGTATACATACGCCGCATTGGCATAGAAGTCGGTGTTTTCACTTACAGGAATACCTGCATTTATCAGGAATTTGGCAGCCGTGCTGGTAGGTGTACCGCTGATATTTTTTGCATCGGGGAAACGCGCCAGGTATTTTTTTACCTCTACCAAACTGGCGGCAGTACCGTCGCTGAGGTCGTTATTGTCGCCTTCGGCATCTACCGTGCCCGACCGGTTGGTTTTGTTCTCCCGTTGAAAATTGATGGTGTAATTGATAAATCCTTTGCTGCCAATATTGGCGCCGCCATTCAAACTGGTTAAAATAGAAAATCCATCGCCTTTGTGGGTGACGCCGCTGGCTATTTTGAAATTGGTATAATCGAAGCGGTCTTTCAAAATCACGTTCATTACCCCGGCTATGGCATCGGAACCATATTGGGCAGAAGCGCCATCGCGCAGGATCTCTACCCGTTTGATGGCTTCGGTAGGAATGGCCGACAAATCGGCGCCGGTTTCCCCACGGCCGGGCGAAGTTTGAATATAAACCAGGGCGCTGGGGTTCTTACGCTTGCCATTCACCAGGATCAACGTTCTGCTGGGGCCCATGTTCCTGATCTCATATGGATCGAGCAATGAGGTAGCATCATTCACCGGCGTGTTTACTGTATTGAAAGAAGGTACGCGTAATTGCAGGGCTTTATCAAACGACAATTGCCCGGCACTTTGCAGCTCAGAGGCATTGATATTATCAACCGGCAATGGTGTGGTGGTGAAGGTTCGTTGCGAAGCGCGGCTGCCTACAGCTACCACTACTTCGCTGAGGTCGGCGATGGCAAATTGCAGTGCTACATCGCGGGTAACAGTGGTATTGTCGATCTTAACCGTCATAGAATATGGGTTAAACCCTACACTGGTGATAACCACTTTGTAAGTGCCTGAAGGTAAAGAAAGGCGGTAAGTTCCCGTTGAATCGGTTGCCGTACCGCCTTTATTACCGCCAACAACAATGGATGCATTGCCCAGCGGCTCTCCACTTTCGCTCGTTATCTTACCTTTTAAAATTCCCTGCGCGGTGGCCATATTGTTCAGCAGAAGTAGCATAGCTACCGCCTGCATGGCATATAGTAATTTTCTCATGTGACTGATGTTAATGATGGTTTACAATTAAATGCAAGCTCGCATCAAAAATCACCGCGCGGGTTATTAGTTAAGAGGAGGTCACGTGAGAAATTACCCCATGAAGAAGATAGAATTTAAGATATTTATTTTTTGAATATAAAATATTCAGAGTTCCGGGTTCAGAGTTCAGCGTTTTTTCCGCGACGGCGTGTGGCGCGAAGCGGTGTATTGCCTGCAGCTTACAGCCTGAAGCTTGAAGCTGCCTTCCTACACTCTCAACGCTCCTCTAAATCCCCGGGTTGCATAGTAAGAATCAGCTCCATTATGGTAAATGAAAACTGTATTATACCGTCTATCGCCAAAGATGGCGCCACCAAGCTGGCGGATATCGGGTGGAGTAACCAG
The Niastella koreensis GR20-10 genome window above contains:
- a CDS encoding TonB-dependent receptor, giving the protein MRKLLYAMQAVAMLLLLNNMATAQGILKGKITSESGEPLGNASIVVGGNKGGTATDSTGTYRLSLPSGTYKVVITSVGFNPYSMTVKIDNTTVTRDVALQFAIADLSEVVVAVGSRASQRTFTTTPLPVDNINASELQSAGQLSFDKALQLRVPSFNTVNTPVNDATSLLDPYEIRNMGPSRTLILVNGKRKNPSALVYIQTSPGRGETGADLSAIPTEAIKRVEILRDGASAQYGSDAIAGVMNVILKDRFDYTNFKIASGVTHKGDGFSILTSLNGGANIGSKGFINYTINFQRENKTNRSGTVDAEGDNNDLSDGTAASLVEVKKYLARFPDAKNISGTPTSTAAKFLINAGIPVSENTDFYANAAYVYKKVQSFANYRTPYWKQDYGLLHAAGTEYLGYGPTFEGDLNDYNATVGFKTIKSGWTHDISFTTGGNKQLYTVENTVNHSLGAKSPIRFKPGGFAFNHVVGNIDISKEVTDKLNVAFGSEFRSENFQIFAGDTASYTGEGANSFPGVNEINAIKVNRFNIGGYFDLSYDITKALLVNGTVRQEYYSDFGSAFVWKISGRAKVAGDKLTIRSSVSTGFRAPSLHQINLQIAQQSFVPGQGIQTKGIVSNKSPQAHLLGVPALKPEKSVNFTAGFGFNPTKNLSVTVDYYHIDIKDRIILSSNITNTAAGNTELDDVLRNNGIVGVSFFTNGIHTKTEGIDVVANYKNIPVGNVGKLTINLAGNYTLANELTGNVTNPKLISDAGQSTIDDIQIALLTTSRPKYKAVLGGDLVLGKWDFLLNNTLFGPTTFHNDGLDKNLKLEFQTKVLTDLNIGYQFSSRVNASIAVNNIFNITPEWKLKALNSNGDAILSDPAKVKQNVNAITFNGRYSMVTYDGSHFSQLGTTFLATLNFKL